One stretch of Caloenas nicobarica isolate bCalNic1 chromosome 2, bCalNic1.hap1, whole genome shotgun sequence DNA includes these proteins:
- the STEAP4 gene encoding LOW QUALITY PROTEIN: metalloreductase STEAP4 (The sequence of the model RefSeq protein was modified relative to this genomic sequence to represent the inferred CDS: inserted 1 base in 1 codon; substituted 1 base at 1 genomic stop codon), which translates to MPAGLPGFVHSAPGNRTSLQLLRXSLAPSQTASHWLGKHWFAXGDCRRLSAQMNKNSYNIMALAPNTSNKRETVCIFGTGDFGRALGHKLIQSGYPVVFGSRSTQTSSLIPKDAEVLSHAEAAQKAAIIIIAIQRQHYSFLTSLAEILRGKVLVDVSNNLKINQYPESNAEYLAQLVPGTKVVKAFNTVSAWALQSGTLDASRQVFVCGDDMEAKQMVMDIVRALGLTPLDQGSLLAAQEIENYPLQLFPMWKFPILLSLGLAAFFFFYSLIRDVIYPYVYESKDFSFFIAISIPNRICPIVALILLALVYLPGVLAAIIQLYRGTKYSRFPNWLDKWMLCRKQLGLVALAFAFLHVLYTLVIPIRSFSRWRTSNQILSLALKNETEPLNTAHAWLSDSYLALGILGFSLFFLLGITSLPSVSNNVNWREFRFVQSKLGYLTLIFCTAHTLVYGGNRFLSPSSYRWYLPNAYMLSLIVPCIVLVVKFVLIFPCLDKPLTRIRQGWERNPQYPEKSNYIINKSAV; encoded by the exons atGAATAAGAATTCTTACAACATAATGGCTTTGGCCCCTAACACGTCTAACAAAAGAGAGACAGTGTGCATATTTGGAACTGGAGATTTTGGAAGAGCTCTGGGGCACAAACTGATTCAGTCCGGCTACCCCGTTGTGTTTGGAAGCCGAAGCACACAGACATCCAGCCTGATTCCCAAGGATGCAGAGGTGCTGAGCCACGCAGAGGCAGCGCAGAAAGCCGCCATCATCATTATAGCAATCCAGAGGCAACATTACAGCTTCCTTACATCACTAGCAGAAATTCTCCGTGGAAAAGTCTTGGTGGACGTAAGcaacaacttaaaaataaaccagtatCCTGAATCCAACGCAGAGTACCTCGCTCAGCTGGTGCCCGGCACGAAGGTTGTGAAAGCCTTTAACACCGTGTCAGCCTGGGCCCTGCAGTCGGGCACGCTGGATGCCAGCCGGCAG GTGTTTGTCTGTGGAGATGACATGGAAGCTAAACAAATGGTGATGGATATTGTTCGTGCACTGGGTCTCACTCCATTAGATCAGGGATCCCTCTTGGCTGCTCAGGAAATAGAAAATTACCCTCTGCAGCTCTTTCCAATGTGGAAGTTTCCCATCCTTTTGTCGCTTGGCCTAGCCgcattcttcttcttctacagTTTGATTCGTGATGTAATTTACCCTTATGTCTACGAAAGCAaagacttttcattttttattgcaATATCCATTCCAAATCGGATCTGCCCTATAGTGGCACTCATTCTTCTTGCCCTGGTTTATCTTCCTGGTGTACTTGCTGCAATTATTCAGTTATACAGAGGTACCAAATATAGCCGTTTCCCAAACTGGCTAGACAAATGGATGCTGTGTAGGAAACAACTTGGACTAGTAGCCttggcatttgcttttttgcaCGTTTTGTACACTCTAGTTATCCCAATTCGTTCCTTTTCAAGATGGAGAACGAGTAATCAAATCCTCTCCCTG GCACTGAAAAACGAAACAGAACCACTCAACACGGCTCATGCCTGGCTTAGTGACTCTTATTTGGCTTTGGGGATTTTaggattttctttattttttcttcttggaatcACTTCCTTGCCTTCAGTCAGCAACAATGTCAACTGGCGAGAATTTCGATTTGTACAG TCCAAACTGGGATATCTGACACTGATTTTCTGCACTGCACACACGCTGGTTTATGGTGGAAACCGGTTCCTGAGCCCGTCATCATACAGATGGTATCTTCCAAACGCCTATATGCTCTCCCTCATTGTTCCGTGCATTGTACTGGTTGTCAAATTTGTGCTGATATTTCCTTGTCTAGACAAACCTCTGACACGAATtcggcagggctgggaaaggaatCCCCAATACCCAGAAAAGTCAAATTACATTATCAACAAGTCTGCTGTATAA